A portion of the Natronococcus sp. AD-5 genome contains these proteins:
- a CDS encoding DUF2196 domain-containing protein, whose amino-acid sequence MSNERPTADELRQGLTVEIVQGDQNVQSEDKEPIIGEVATVYEDDPNGPKVELKNGVVGHVQSVVHDE is encoded by the coding sequence ATGTCCAACGAACGACCGACCGCCGACGAACTGCGACAGGGACTCACCGTCGAGATCGTCCAGGGCGATCAGAACGTCCAGTCCGAGGACAAGGAGCCGATCATCGGCGAGGTCGCGACGGTCTACGAGGACGACCCGAACGGACCGAAAGTCGAGCTGAAAAACGGCGTCGTCGGCCACGTCCAGTCCGTGGTCCACGACGAGTAG
- a CDS encoding YihY/virulence factor BrkB family protein, translated as MSRSHWLELASDVTAVARERQLSVKSAGLAYHAFNTLVPLVILVLVGATLVDALEPILRALESATGLEGAVTEDGIEEAAGTAGDRVRAASLALVILLWSAARLFQAVNSAFTDVYDSRDDQSYVGNVVTVTAVTVVNAVLLTATFALGVALVSVVGVSLPVRAGGMPAAVGSAVVLAAVLPGVFFPMYYLFPQADVSAAEVLPGTAFAALSWTILGAGFRLYVVTSESVALFGVAGAILLILTWVYLGGLCLLLGAVFNAVLADRVDPEEEWAPMREVWLEDA; from the coding sequence ATGAGCAGGTCACATTGGCTCGAGTTGGCCAGCGACGTCACGGCCGTCGCTCGAGAGCGGCAACTCAGCGTCAAATCCGCGGGGCTGGCCTACCACGCGTTCAACACGCTCGTCCCGCTCGTCATCCTCGTCCTCGTCGGTGCGACGCTCGTCGACGCACTCGAGCCGATCCTCCGGGCGCTCGAGTCGGCGACCGGCCTCGAGGGAGCGGTGACCGAAGACGGAATCGAGGAGGCAGCCGGAACCGCCGGCGATCGGGTGCGAGCGGCGTCGCTCGCGCTCGTGATCCTGCTGTGGAGCGCGGCCCGACTGTTCCAGGCGGTTAACAGCGCATTTACCGACGTGTACGACTCCCGGGACGACCAGTCCTACGTGGGTAACGTCGTCACCGTGACCGCCGTGACCGTCGTCAACGCCGTGCTCCTGACGGCGACGTTCGCGCTCGGAGTCGCCCTGGTGAGCGTCGTCGGCGTGAGCCTCCCGGTGCGGGCCGGCGGAATGCCGGCGGCCGTCGGGAGCGCCGTCGTTCTCGCCGCGGTCCTTCCGGGCGTGTTCTTCCCGATGTACTACCTGTTTCCGCAAGCCGACGTCTCGGCGGCCGAGGTGCTCCCCGGAACGGCGTTCGCCGCGCTCTCGTGGACGATCCTCGGCGCCGGGTTTCGTCTCTACGTCGTCACCTCCGAGAGCGTCGCGCTCTTCGGCGTCGCCGGCGCGATCCTGTTGATCCTGACGTGGGTCTACCTCGGCGGCCTCTGTCTGCTCCTGGGAGCCGTTTTCAACGCGGTTCTGGCCGACCGCGTCGATCCCGAAGAGGAGTGGGCACCGATGCGAGAGGTGTGGCTGGAAGACGCCTGA